One genomic window of Mucilaginibacter sp. SJ includes the following:
- a CDS encoding type IV secretion system DNA-binding domain-containing protein, translating to MEETREQQKLHNFLRAAIYISVMIEAAVFIYRDLPQWGIFSDPLHKLPRLIIYKSLLNSKLFSFTLICLVSIGTLAKKDLEINPRRDILLPLASGVLLFFGSMLIFGRASPLILPYTTWWDLIYLVSSFTGALLTSLSMDNVSKIIRSGLGKDKWNTEAESFQQPEKKVDTEYSVNIPMLFYYKKRVRQGWINICNVFRGTIVIGTPGSGKSFSVVNPFIRQLIGKGFAVCLYDFKFPDLGKIAYYHYLLARQQGKLQNFKFHVLNLNEVAKSRRINPWRSEYINTLADASETAEALVEALKKGDKSGGSDQFFTQSAINFLASCIYFMSRHDGGRFSSLPHVLALLNRSYEEIFNTLVSEPELRSLLSPFMTAYNAKAFDQLEGQIGTLKVFISRLATKETFWVFSGNDFDLKISAKDDPAILVLANDPNTQNINSACYSIVINRLTKLINTKGNLPSALIVDEVPTLFVHKVENLIATARSNKVAVLMGLQELPQFNQQYGKDTAATITSVVGNILSGSVRNKETLEWLERLFGKSKQIGEGLSIDRNKTSSSLNEKLEVLIPAGKIASLNSGEMVGVIAAEAQEKYTGQFETSAVNCRIALDLKAIAKEESAYRELPSFYDFGNKQEEILRKNFERISNEIQLLVSAHRPPQQPVAPAKQQ from the coding sequence ATGGAAGAAACAAGGGAGCAGCAAAAGCTGCATAACTTTCTACGGGCCGCAATATATATATCGGTCATGATCGAAGCCGCCGTTTTCATTTATCGTGACCTGCCGCAATGGGGGATATTTTCCGATCCATTGCATAAGCTACCCCGACTGATCATTTACAAAAGCTTGCTCAACAGCAAGCTTTTTTCATTTACACTGATCTGCCTGGTCAGCATCGGCACATTGGCAAAGAAGGATCTGGAGATCAACCCGAGGCGGGATATTTTATTGCCGCTTGCTTCGGGTGTCCTGCTTTTCTTTGGAAGCATGCTCATTTTCGGAAGAGCATCCCCACTGATCCTGCCTTACACCACCTGGTGGGACCTGATCTATCTGGTCAGCTCTTTTACAGGCGCTTTACTGACCAGCCTTTCGATGGATAACGTATCGAAGATCATCCGTTCCGGCCTCGGCAAGGATAAATGGAATACCGAGGCAGAAAGCTTTCAGCAGCCGGAAAAAAAGGTCGATACCGAATACTCCGTGAATATACCGATGCTGTTCTATTACAAAAAGCGGGTCAGGCAGGGATGGATCAACATATGTAATGTTTTCAGGGGTACCATAGTGATCGGTACCCCCGGATCTGGCAAGAGTTTTTCTGTAGTCAATCCATTCATCCGCCAGCTGATCGGTAAAGGCTTCGCTGTTTGCTTGTACGATTTCAAGTTCCCTGATCTCGGCAAGATCGCCTATTATCATTACCTGCTCGCCCGGCAACAGGGAAAACTGCAAAACTTTAAATTCCATGTATTGAACCTTAATGAGGTGGCGAAAAGTCGCAGGATAAATCCCTGGCGATCCGAATATATCAATACGCTGGCGGATGCCTCGGAAACAGCAGAGGCATTGGTAGAGGCATTAAAAAAAGGTGATAAAAGTGGCGGGAGCGATCAGTTTTTTACCCAGTCAGCGATCAACTTTCTCGCATCTTGTATCTACTTCATGAGCAGGCACGATGGTGGCAGGTTTTCCAGTTTGCCGCATGTTCTGGCACTGTTGAACCGCAGCTATGAAGAGATCTTTAATACGCTGGTTTCGGAGCCGGAATTGCGGTCGCTTTTATCGCCATTTATGACAGCTTACAATGCCAAGGCATTTGATCAGTTGGAGGGACAGATAGGTACGTTGAAGGTCTTTATCAGCCGCCTGGCCACTAAAGAAACTTTTTGGGTCTTCTCGGGAAATGACTTCGATCTGAAAATATCGGCAAAGGATGATCCTGCGATCCTTGTCCTCGCCAATGACCCGAATACACAGAATATCAATTCCGCCTGCTATTCTATCGTTATAAACCGACTGACCAAGCTGATCAATACTAAGGGGAATCTGCCTTCAGCACTCATCGTCGATGAGGTACCGACGCTATTCGTTCATAAGGTGGAGAACCTGATCGCCACCGCGCGGAGCAATAAAGTGGCTGTGCTGATGGGGCTTCAGGAATTGCCGCAGTTCAATCAGCAATACGGGAAGGATACGGCGGCAACGATCACCTCGGTAGTTGGCAATATCCTGTCGGGAAGTGTACGCAATAAAGAAACACTGGAATGGCTGGAACGCCTTTTCGGTAAATCAAAGCAGATCGGCGAAGGATTATCCATCGACCGTAACAAGACCTCATCATCACTGAATGAAAAGCTGGAAGTGCTGATCCCGGCAGGAAAGATAGCCTCTTTGAACTCAGGTGAGATGGTTGGCGTTATCGCAGCGGAAGCCCAGGAAAAATACACGGGTCAGTTTGAAACGTCCGCTGTTAATTGCCGTATCGCACTCGATCTGAAAGCGATCGCGAAAGAGGAATCTGCTTACCGGGAACTACCGTCATTCTATGACTTCGGTAATAAGCAAGAGGAGATCCTTCGAAAGAATTTCGAGCGCATTTCCAACGAGATACAACTTCTTGTATCGGCCCATAGGCCACCACAGCAGCCGGTCGCGCCGGCAAAGCAACAATAA
- a CDS encoding DUF4138 domain-containing protein: MRKIIMMLAMLLAHTVYGQNTLPQIALPLHSTAHFISPQPVKYVDISSKDIIGDLPVPNILRLKFRDTVSSFKDAVVTITGEDFIAQYRIVAGTDESPAMIEIGPENCRPLDITSPGLTQDQLRKICLGLITSSEKHPVKKVSDLGMTAQVNRLYTLGDYMFIDLGFRNRTRIKYDIAGIRFSIDDKKVTKASNVQSIEIKPLYRLMSTPSFATRYRNILVFRKMTFPDNKVLNIELSEQPVSGRVITIPVSYKKLLQADIVPVE, translated from the coding sequence ATGCGAAAGATCATTATGATGCTGGCCATGTTGCTGGCGCACACCGTTTATGGACAAAATACATTACCGCAAATTGCGCTGCCATTGCATTCGACGGCGCATTTTATCTCCCCGCAGCCTGTCAAATACGTTGATATTTCATCAAAAGACATTATTGGTGACCTGCCGGTGCCAAATATCCTACGGTTAAAATTCCGTGATACGGTCAGTTCATTCAAAGATGCGGTCGTCACGATCACCGGAGAGGATTTTATCGCGCAATACCGCATTGTTGCCGGGACGGACGAAAGCCCTGCCATGATCGAGATAGGACCTGAAAACTGCCGGCCGCTGGATATTACGAGTCCCGGGTTGACGCAAGATCAATTGCGAAAGATCTGCCTCGGACTGATCACCAGCTCCGAAAAACATCCTGTCAAAAAGGTAAGCGATCTTGGCATGACAGCACAGGTCAACAGGTTGTACACCCTTGGCGATTATATGTTCATTGACCTTGGCTTCAGGAATAGAACGCGTATAAAATACGACATCGCCGGTATCAGGTTCAGTATCGATGATAAAAAAGTGACCAAGGCCTCCAATGTCCAATCCATAGAAATTAAACCTCTTTACCGCTTAATGAGTACCCCGTCATTCGCTACCCGCTACCGGAATATCCTCGTATTTCGAAAAATGACCTTCCCCGATAACAAGGTCCTGAATATTGAGTTGAGCGAGCAACCTGTATCAGGCCGTGTGATCACGATACCGGTAAGCTACAAAAAACTGCTTCAGGCAGATATCGTACCTGTCGAATAA
- the traM gene encoding conjugative transposon protein TraM — MKIDLKQPKYVLPVLILPFLCLFFYIWRSGKSEEKPEAAAHAGLNPSVGEVASGVKKGQLQDKLDAYRNTYKEAYGQTAVTAIPRENSSNPAYIDTYSNRERQQRTLDSIAKAAAASFSQPAKQLAIDQQPFRPPLTDNSHVLQTGDKPEDPMALFRKQMAYVDSIGKQNDPDYKEQKRKQEAEAKKAAIAAAVVRLPVTRYSTANADFNTVMPKAEDSFISAVIDENMTGYAGSRLRLKLLEDIRAGGETVKKGTLLYAQISGFSEQRVTLSITSILSSGKILPVKLEVYDTDGLPGLFIPSSSFREFTKELGSSSVQGVTIDGGTGNNQFVMSTAGKLFQSTSSAIAELIRKNKAKLKYNSFIYLIDNEALQNAQKSY, encoded by the coding sequence ATGAAAATCGATCTGAAACAGCCCAAGTACGTGCTGCCGGTGCTGATCCTGCCGTTTTTATGCTTGTTCTTCTATATATGGCGATCAGGCAAAAGTGAGGAGAAGCCGGAGGCAGCAGCTCATGCCGGGCTAAACCCATCTGTCGGCGAGGTCGCTTCGGGTGTAAAAAAGGGCCAGCTTCAGGATAAGCTGGATGCCTACAGGAACACCTACAAAGAAGCCTATGGCCAAACAGCTGTAACCGCCATTCCGCGTGAGAATTCAAGTAACCCCGCCTATATCGATACTTATTCCAACAGGGAACGCCAGCAAAGGACACTTGACTCTATTGCCAAAGCGGCAGCAGCCTCGTTTTCCCAACCAGCCAAACAGTTGGCCATCGATCAACAACCATTCCGGCCTCCTTTAACGGACAACAGCCATGTGCTGCAAACGGGTGATAAGCCTGAAGATCCAATGGCGCTTTTCCGGAAACAAATGGCTTATGTGGATAGTATCGGCAAACAGAATGATCCTGATTACAAGGAGCAAAAAAGAAAACAGGAGGCTGAAGCGAAAAAAGCGGCCATTGCTGCTGCGGTCGTCAGGTTACCGGTAACACGGTACTCAACCGCTAATGCTGATTTCAATACGGTAATGCCTAAAGCTGAGGATTCTTTCATCAGCGCTGTGATCGATGAGAATATGACCGGGTACGCGGGTTCCAGGCTCAGGCTCAAACTCCTGGAGGACATCCGGGCAGGTGGAGAAACAGTAAAAAAGGGAACCTTGCTCTATGCGCAAATATCCGGGTTCTCGGAGCAGCGTGTAACGCTTAGCATAACATCGATCCTTTCATCCGGCAAGATACTACCGGTAAAATTAGAAGTTTACGATACGGACGGCCTGCCCGGCCTTTTTATACCATCTTCCTCGTTCCGAGAGTTCACCAAAGAACTCGGCAGCAGTTCTGTCCAGGGAGTCACAATTGATGGCGGAACCGGTAATAACCAGTTCGTCATGAGTACTGCGGGCAAGCTTTTCCAATCGACCTCATCGGCCATCGCTGAACTGATCAGAAAGAACAAGGCTAAACTGAAGTATAATTCATTTATCTATCTAATTGATAACGAGGCGTTGCAGAACGCTCAAAAATCCTATTAA
- the traK gene encoding conjugative transposon protein TraK — translation MIIKNIESKIKLATFISAGSLLTAVVIVCINAFSAYQMVANAQKNIYILDHGVPILARQTDAQTNRPAEYKAHVDLFHSLFFSLTPDDNYMEHQMKKAMYLVDQSGMQQYNDLKENGFFNSILSSSSVLTLQTDSIAVDMDKQYFRYYGKLKIDRRSSTVIRSLITDGYLKDIPRSDNNPHGVLITGWKTLENKDLSDVEKNSF, via the coding sequence ATGATCATAAAAAATATTGAGTCGAAAATAAAGCTGGCTACTTTCATTTCTGCGGGTAGTCTGCTGACAGCGGTCGTGATCGTTTGTATCAATGCGTTCAGTGCTTATCAAATGGTGGCGAACGCTCAAAAGAACATTTACATCCTCGACCATGGTGTACCGATACTGGCGAGACAGACCGATGCGCAGACCAACAGGCCGGCCGAGTACAAGGCACATGTCGATCTTTTCCATAGTCTGTTCTTTTCGCTTACACCGGATGATAACTATATGGAACACCAAATGAAAAAAGCCATGTATCTCGTGGATCAATCAGGTATGCAACAGTATAATGATCTTAAAGAGAACGGTTTTTTCAATTCTATACTGTCATCCAGTTCCGTACTGACCTTACAGACCGACTCCATAGCGGTCGACATGGATAAGCAGTATTTCCGGTACTATGGCAAACTGAAGATCGACCGTCGAAGTTCGACCGTGATCAGGTCATTGATCACAGACGGTTATTTGAAGGATATTCCAAGGAGCGACAATAACCCGCACGGTGTACTCATCACCGGATGGAAGACCCTGGAAAATAAAGATCTATCCGATGTTGAAAAGAATTCATTCTAA
- a CDS encoding plasmid transfer protein — translation MKRYILLLLCLVIVSQAAFAQSPGMDNTKTLEFLQGDGVYESGMMYFLKGLKDSIWSHFGMFIADAKALAAIFMIIFFAIRSYEMMVGDKKLEIMPLLRPFGLAMVILWWGIFVKVIAFPTDLVANETEVMFKSEQNLVNKLRLNRADLMLSVANSLYTFQAQTQVAEKESDTWYGQAWDSVTSTVKEGISTVVSPLLELKARLQIGMQLLFTQLLELMGIWILRIATYIIFMIQIIYSSILIILGPFAVAASILPAFRDSFSTWVARFISVNLYSGIAYLIMYLCSLMQEFALNSEISKYKELVGENGMSADLAKMTVFAGNGVLSFGTVIIVFLIGAICMFTVPSISTWIISTSGISSATSTFGRSAGMVTTAAKKAAGSML, via the coding sequence ATGAAACGATACATCCTTTTATTGCTCTGCCTGGTTATAGTTAGCCAGGCGGCATTCGCGCAGTCGCCCGGTATGGATAATACCAAGACCCTTGAATTCCTTCAGGGAGATGGTGTTTACGAATCCGGGATGATGTATTTTCTGAAAGGCCTGAAGGATTCGATATGGTCACATTTCGGCATGTTCATAGCCGATGCGAAAGCACTGGCCGCCATCTTTATGATCATTTTTTTCGCCATCAGGTCATACGAAATGATGGTAGGTGATAAAAAACTGGAGATCATGCCGCTCTTGCGGCCATTCGGTTTAGCCATGGTGATCTTATGGTGGGGGATATTCGTGAAGGTCATAGCTTTTCCGACCGACCTCGTGGCCAATGAAACGGAGGTGATGTTCAAAAGTGAGCAGAACCTTGTCAACAAACTACGGCTAAACCGGGCAGACCTCATGTTATCAGTGGCAAACAGCCTGTATACTTTTCAGGCGCAGACCCAGGTCGCCGAAAAGGAAAGTGATACCTGGTATGGACAGGCCTGGGATTCCGTGACCAGCACGGTGAAGGAAGGTATCAGCACGGTAGTTTCCCCATTGTTGGAACTGAAAGCCCGGCTACAGATCGGCATGCAGCTACTCTTTACGCAATTATTGGAACTGATGGGGATCTGGATATTGCGGATAGCGACCTATATCATCTTCATGATCCAGATCATCTATTCCAGCATCCTGATCATACTTGGACCGTTCGCGGTCGCTGCAAGTATCCTCCCGGCGTTCCGGGATAGCTTCAGCACCTGGGTGGCCAGGTTCATATCCGTTAATCTTTATTCGGGGATCGCTTACCTGATCATGTACCTGTGCAGCCTGATGCAGGAATTCGCACTAAACTCTGAGATCAGCAAATACAAGGAACTCGTCGGCGAGAACGGTATGTCGGCCGATCTGGCCAAAATGACCGTATTCGCGGGGAACGGTGTGCTGTCATTCGGTACGGTGATCATTGTATTCCTGATCGGGGCTATCTGTATGTTCACCGTACCGAGCATTTCTACCTGGATCATATCTACCTCGGGTATAAGCTCAGCGACCTCGACCTTCGGCAGAAGTGCGGGCATGGTCACCACGGCAGCAAAAAAAGCGGCAGGCAGTATGCTTTGA
- a CDS encoding TraG family conjugative transposon ATPase, producing MPAKNLFKIPYAGIDHHGGFDILIGMGGEYSVIIGMVNPVIRFCAYATGYDEFHSLLNNIVKILGDNYLLQKHDIISRKPFDPGHATEYLQEHYNEHFSGRESLSVRTYLTITKPVRKGAFFVYDPRVLTEFVSTIGKVIDIIPGARPLNEAELNKVVLEFLSMDFSGKPIVLNNIAPGNDEIRLGERRVRSVSLINIDSIDLPPDIRPYIELNETEAIRGFPVDLLSFLFKVPGASSVVYHQLIEIPNQVGTLRKLEQKKKRHAGIPDPANQLCVEDIDALLNDVARENQLLVNCHFNMLVVSGPDQLNKATNYIESSLFQLGIIPSKNAYNQLELFRAALPGNSVELKPYDWFLTTGDAALCFFFKESLPVNDPSDFLIRFTDRQGIPVGIDLADLPMRTGRINNRNKFVLGPSGSGKSFFMNALIEQYMLYNMDMVIVDTGHSYSGLCAYYQGKYITYSDTKPITMNPFQITEEEYNIEKKDFLCTLIGVAWKGAEGTFSQVERDVVANVIAAYYSDAFMSGGELDFNSFYEFAVGRIPSIISSEKISFDIDEFRYVLKKFYRGGEFETILNKKADSSLFTERFIVFEIDSIKEHKVLFPIVTLIIMDVFIQKMRYRSDRRKALVVEEAWKAIASPLMAGYLLYLYKTVRKFWGEAVVVTQELGDIIGNAVVKDSIVNNSDTICLLDQTKFKDNYLEIAALLSINETERRKIFTINQLDNKEGRGRFKEVYIRRGSTGEVYGVEVSLHQYLTYTTEKPEKSAVEHYVSKFNSYEQGLNAFVSDHQQSGLSLPAFVTRVNQTKVQ from the coding sequence ATGCCCGCAAAAAACTTATTTAAGATCCCATATGCCGGAATTGATCATCATGGTGGATTTGACATCCTGATCGGTATGGGCGGTGAATATTCCGTCATCATCGGTATGGTCAACCCGGTCATCCGTTTCTGCGCATACGCTACCGGATATGATGAATTCCATAGCCTGCTGAATAATATCGTAAAGATATTGGGTGATAATTACCTTCTCCAAAAGCATGATATCATCAGCAGGAAACCATTTGATCCCGGCCATGCTACCGAGTACCTGCAAGAACACTACAACGAACATTTTTCAGGCCGTGAAAGCCTGAGCGTGCGAACTTACCTGACCATCACCAAACCGGTCCGCAAGGGGGCTTTTTTTGTGTATGATCCCAGGGTGCTTACAGAGTTCGTATCGACCATAGGTAAGGTCATCGATATCATTCCGGGTGCCAGGCCATTGAACGAAGCCGAACTCAATAAGGTGGTCCTTGAATTCCTGAGTATGGACTTCAGCGGAAAGCCTATCGTCCTCAACAATATCGCCCCGGGGAATGATGAAATCCGGTTGGGTGAACGGCGGGTTCGCTCGGTCAGTCTGATCAACATCGACTCCATCGATCTGCCACCTGATATCCGGCCTTACATCGAATTGAATGAAACGGAGGCGATCAGGGGATTTCCGGTTGATCTTTTATCATTCCTGTTCAAAGTGCCCGGTGCGTCCTCGGTCGTCTATCATCAGTTGATCGAGATACCTAACCAGGTAGGAACGCTCCGCAAGCTTGAACAAAAGAAGAAAAGGCACGCAGGGATACCAGACCCGGCCAACCAACTATGTGTGGAGGATATCGATGCCCTGTTAAATGATGTAGCAAGGGAAAATCAGCTATTGGTCAATTGCCATTTCAATATGCTGGTGGTTTCCGGGCCGGATCAGTTAAATAAGGCAACGAATTACATCGAAAGTTCCCTTTTTCAGCTTGGTATCATCCCAAGTAAGAATGCTTATAACCAATTGGAACTTTTCCGGGCGGCACTTCCGGGCAATAGTGTTGAGCTGAAACCATACGATTGGTTCCTGACCACTGGCGATGCCGCATTGTGTTTCTTTTTTAAAGAATCACTACCGGTAAATGATCCGTCTGACTTTCTGATCAGGTTCACCGACAGGCAGGGCATCCCGGTGGGTATCGATCTCGCAGATCTTCCGATGAGGACCGGCCGCATCAACAACCGAAACAAGTTCGTCCTTGGACCCAGCGGTTCAGGTAAAAGCTTTTTTATGAATGCCCTGATCGAGCAATACATGCTCTACAACATGGATATGGTCATTGTGGACACCGGTCATTCCTATTCGGGATTATGCGCCTACTACCAGGGCAAATACATCACGTATTCGGATACCAAACCCATCACGATGAACCCTTTCCAGATCACGGAGGAAGAATACAATATCGAAAAGAAGGATTTCCTTTGTACCCTGATCGGTGTAGCATGGAAAGGTGCAGAAGGCACATTCAGCCAGGTCGAACGGGATGTGGTCGCCAATGTGATCGCTGCATATTACAGCGATGCGTTCATGAGTGGCGGTGAATTGGATTTCAATTCCTTCTATGAATTTGCGGTCGGGCGTATACCATCGATCATTTCCTCAGAAAAGATCAGTTTTGATATTGATGAATTCCGCTATGTGCTGAAAAAGTTCTATCGCGGTGGTGAATTTGAAACTATACTGAACAAGAAAGCCGACAGTTCGCTGTTCACGGAACGCTTCATCGTGTTCGAGATCGATTCCATCAAAGAGCACAAGGTCCTGTTCCCGATCGTTACCCTGATCATCATGGATGTTTTCATCCAAAAGATGCGGTATCGTTCCGACCGGCGCAAAGCGCTCGTTGTGGAAGAAGCCTGGAAAGCTATCGCCAGTCCTTTAATGGCCGGGTATCTCCTTTATTTGTACAAAACCGTTCGGAAATTCTGGGGCGAGGCCGTCGTGGTCACACAGGAATTGGGTGATATCATCGGCAACGCGGTTGTGAAAGACAGTATCGTTAATAATTCGGATACGATCTGTTTGCTTGACCAAACCAAATTCAAGGATAATTACCTGGAGATCGCCGCGCTGCTATCCATCAATGAGACAGAACGCCGCAAGATCTTTACCATTAACCAACTGGACAATAAGGAAGGCCGGGGCCGGTTCAAAGAGGTCTATATCAGGCGTGGTTCGACGGGAGAGGTTTATGGTGTAGAAGTTTCCCTGCATCAATACCTGACCTATACGACGGAAAAGCCCGAAAAATCAGCTGTCGAGCACTATGTCAGCAAATTCAATTCTTATGAGCAAGGCCTGAACGCCTTTGTTTCCGATCATCAGCAAAGCGGCCTTTCATTGCCCGCTTTCGTCACCAGAGTTAATCAAACCAAAGTTCAATGA
- a CDS encoding plasmid transfer protein — translation MARKYPVYKGLQKPLIFKGFKGKFIYWGIGALLAGLVFGALTMTLINMWLGAVVLISIIVGGLLYIAGKQKDGLYSKQRNAAIQIIDHYARKKLI, via the coding sequence ATGGCCAGAAAGTATCCTGTTTATAAGGGGCTGCAAAAGCCCCTTATTTTCAAAGGTTTTAAAGGGAAATTCATCTATTGGGGTATCGGCGCGCTCCTTGCCGGACTCGTTTTTGGCGCACTGACCATGACCCTGATCAATATGTGGTTAGGCGCTGTCGTCCTCATCTCAATTATCGTTGGCGGCCTGCTGTACATAGCCGGAAAACAGAAGGACGGGCTATACAGCAAACAGCGAAACGCCGCCATCCAAATCATCGATCATTATGCCCGCAAAAAACTTATTTAA
- a CDS encoding DUF4134 domain-containing protein has translation MFNKTKKLLAAVILLAMAVPAFAQSGVNGLNTATSTLKTYVAPVTNITLVIGGIVGIVGAIRVYSKWNSGDQDINKELMGWGGSCVFLVVSALVVKAFFGL, from the coding sequence ATGTTTAACAAAACAAAAAAACTCCTGGCTGCAGTGATCCTGCTTGCCATGGCCGTTCCTGCTTTCGCACAAAGCGGTGTGAATGGTCTTAACACAGCAACCTCGACCTTGAAGACCTATGTTGCTCCGGTGACCAATATCACATTGGTGATCGGTGGTATCGTTGGTATCGTCGGCGCGATCCGCGTGTATTCCAAATGGAACTCAGGTGATCAGGACATCAACAAGGAACTTATGGGCTGGGGCGGCTCATGCGTTTTCCTGGTGGTTTCCGCATTGGTTGTCAAAGCTTTCTTCGGCCTATAA
- a CDS encoding DUF4134 family protein, with translation MKRLLACMIALYGPLVSLAQPGIAEMQQASQDLRASFFSAFDLSLVLATLLGLIGAVKIYNNWQMGERRIDAAIAAWFYAAIFMVLAGAFLSALFGI, from the coding sequence ATGAAACGGCTGCTGGCATGCATGATCGCATTGTATGGCCCGCTGGTATCTTTGGCACAACCTGGTATCGCAGAAATGCAACAGGCAAGCCAGGATCTGCGGGCTTCATTTTTTTCCGCCTTCGACCTATCATTGGTCCTGGCGACACTGCTTGGCCTGATCGGCGCAGTGAAGATCTATAATAACTGGCAGATGGGCGAACGAAGGATCGATGCTGCGATCGCAGCGTGGTTCTACGCCGCTATCTTCATGGTACTTGCCGGCGCTTTCCTCAGCGCACTATTCGGCATTTGA
- a CDS encoding ParA family protein, translating into MNILIGNQKGGVGKSTLTVCAANYLTLAKQKEAIILDMDYQQSISQKYQKAKLLENTEPYEVLQANLEDYSLLSNALSQNANAAILIDLPGKLDDDGLIPVFTSADLVICPFSYDEFTFESTILFSVVLKKVNPKARVFFIPNRIKANAKFEIMEEVNLQLQKFGTLTAAIPDRVDFQRITTYQTPLSLLPVLAPVFEQIFDKSLWNK; encoded by the coding sequence ATGAACATTTTAATCGGAAATCAGAAAGGAGGTGTTGGAAAAAGCACATTGACCGTCTGCGCCGCTAACTACCTGACGCTTGCCAAGCAAAAGGAAGCGATCATCCTGGATATGGATTATCAGCAGTCGATCTCGCAGAAATATCAAAAAGCAAAATTATTGGAAAACACAGAACCCTACGAGGTCCTTCAGGCGAACCTCGAAGATTACTCATTACTGAGCAACGCGCTTTCGCAAAATGCGAATGCGGCGATCCTGATCGACCTGCCCGGGAAACTCGATGATGATGGACTTATCCCGGTATTTACTTCGGCTGACCTGGTGATCTGCCCGTTCTCTTATGACGAGTTCACGTTTGAATCGACCATCCTGTTCTCTGTGGTCCTCAAAAAGGTGAATCCCAAAGCCAGGGTGTTCTTTATCCCTAACAGGATCAAGGCGAACGCGAAGTTCGAAATTATGGAAGAAGTGAACCTGCAACTTCAAAAATTCGGGACATTGACCGCCGCGATCCCTGACAGGGTAGATTTTCAGCGGATCACGACATACCAAACACCGTTGTCCCTCTTGCCCGTACTCGCGCCTGTATTTGAACAAATATTCGACAAAAGCTTATGGAACAAATAA
- a CDS encoding relaxase/mobilization nuclease domain-containing protein produces the protein MIVKILKPVNGFPGVRYNTNKVERNKGELLKIANFGPLQGLTGLRPQDYINYLKLLSAQNKRVSKPQFHAVISAKGATYNKQELMRTGQSWLEQMGFGAQPYLIVFHKDTDNNHIHLVSTRVDREGKKINSAYEKLRAIDALQATLGYKYGMQYRFSTVAQFYLLLEKAGFEGRDMNLDKLGKRIAEHRPDRERANAIRQILLRHQGRPDLSGYLSEQHRLDLIFHAAPGRAPYGYTIIDHETMQVFKGSEVLSLRELRTDHGELRAEHSTGAGTHQPAITTPGVWIANDVDDEAVLGRNRRKKKKARTNTR, from the coding sequence ATGATCGTAAAGATCCTTAAACCAGTGAATGGCTTTCCCGGGGTGCGTTATAATACCAATAAGGTGGAACGTAACAAAGGCGAATTGCTGAAGATCGCTAATTTCGGGCCACTACAGGGACTTACCGGTCTGCGCCCACAGGACTACATCAATTATTTGAAGTTGCTTTCTGCACAGAATAAAAGGGTTTCCAAACCGCAATTCCATGCGGTGATTTCTGCGAAAGGTGCGACCTATAACAAGCAGGAATTGATGCGGACCGGACAATCCTGGCTGGAGCAAATGGGTTTTGGTGCTCAACCGTACCTCATCGTTTTTCATAAGGATACCGATAACAATCACATTCATCTGGTCAGCACCCGGGTTGACAGGGAGGGCAAAAAGATCAATAGCGCCTATGAAAAACTACGGGCTATCGATGCGCTTCAGGCGACACTTGGTTATAAATATGGTATGCAATACCGCTTCAGCACGGTCGCGCAATTCTACCTTTTACTGGAAAAGGCAGGATTTGAAGGTCGTGACATGAACCTTGATAAACTTGGAAAACGGATCGCCGAACACCGACCGGACCGGGAGCGCGCGAATGCGATCAGGCAAATATTACTGAGGCATCAAGGCCGCCCGGATCTTTCCGGATACTTAAGTGAGCAACACCGGCTTGACCTGATATTCCATGCCGCACCAGGGCGTGCCCCTTACGGATACACCATTATCGATCATGAGACCATGCAGGTCTTCAAGGGAAGCGAGGTGCTTTCATTGCGGGAACTCCGAACAGATCATGGCGAGCTTAGAGCTGAACATTCAACCGGAGCGGGTACTCATCAGCCGGCTATCACCACACCAGGTGTTTGGATCGCAAATGATGTGGATGATGAGGCTGTTCTTGGCCGTAACCGGCGAAAAAAGAAAAAAGCAAGAACCAATACACGATAA